The segment CTGCATAATCTCGGGCAGGATGTCTTCCCCGTTCCCGTCGTCTTCGTCGGAGCGGGGCTGCCGTCCCTCCCCGCGGTGCTCGCCGATGCGACCAGCTACGCGGAGCGCCTTTACGACTACCGCCAGATCGGCTTGCTCGACACAACCGCAACGTCTGACGCCCTCACTGCTCCGGCACGCGCCAACGGAGTCGACTGGGAGCCTGACGCCCTAGCGGCGGCGGTGACCGCGACCGGGGGATACCCATATTTCATCCAAGCGTGTGGAAGCCATGTCTGGGCGGTCAGGGCCACGGACACCATCAGTCTTCAAGACGCCCAGATCGGCATCGAGTCAGCGCGAACTGAAGTGGAACAGGGTCTTTACCAATCGAGATGGGAACGGGCAACCCCAACCCAACGGGCCTTCATGTCCGCGATGGCGGTCGACGACGATGCCCCCTCATCAATGGCCGAACTCGTGACCCGTTTGCGAAAGAAGCGCACCACGGACCTCTCCGTCAATCGCCGAGACTTGATCCGGAGCGGTCACATCTACACGCCCGAACGCGGTTTCGTTGCGTTCACCGTGCCCGGCATGGCCGACTTCATCGCGAGGCAAGGCGAGTAGCCCACCGAGGCACCTGGGCCGAGGCCGGCATCTACCCGTGCGCGATGAACGACCGTGCCGCTGCGACGACGTCCGGCCCGATTACGTCCAACCGCTCAGCGCGCAACAAGGCCGCAGGGGACTTGTCGCCTAACTCCGGGTTCATGCCCTGGAACCACGCCTGGATCACCGTCCCGCTCTCCCGTTCACTCAGAATGCCCGCCACGTAATAGGAGGTACGCAATCTCTGGACGACGTCCGCGCCCGGCGCACGGGAGCCTTCCGCCCATTCACGCACAGAGCGAGTGTTCGACACCCTGCCCAGACAAGCGACGAGCTGGGCGCCGAGGATCTCGCGCAAGCCCGTGACGATCCCGCCGATGTCCAGCCGCACAGAGTCCTCGTACGCGCGGTGACCTGGTTGCGAGGCGGGGACGGGAATACTCATGCCCACCAGTCTTCCGCGTCACGAACTTGGTAGCAAGAATCACTACTGTTTTCACGCCCAATATCACAGGTAATATAACACCCAATATGCCCGATAATAGTTATTATGTCAATTGGTAGTGCATCTATTGCAGAAGTTGCAGAATAGGACTCCCCTGATAACTGCTCCACTTGACGTTGAAGGCCACGCTTGCACGTGCGAAACCGCAGGCCGAGTACCGGTCGGACGCGTCTTGGACACGTTTCGAAGAGGGCTTTGTGAATGCATCAGTTTTGAGTACCCAGTAGGCTGCGAGTACCTCTCCGAGGCCGCTACGCGGTCGCAGCCTACTGGGTACAGAGGTGAATACCTGATCAAGTTGTATTTTTACCCGCTACGCTCGTTGTGAAAGACCTGCGGCCGAGCGCCGTCAGGGACTTGTGCTACATTGACATTAAGCAACGCGGGTAACTCGCTCGAATATTCTTATTCTTGCCGGTGAGGCGTTATGCCCCAGATGTCTACGGACTGCCTGGGGCTGCTTTTTTTAACCGTTGACGGTGGGGCCACATTCACGACAAGCTCGCGCGACTCTATGCAGACAATGATGCGCCAGTCGCGTTCATTGACGAGAGTTTCGAAATTGACGGCGATCGAACGTTCTACATTGTTGGCGTTGCCGTTGTCGACTGCGATCAAATGGTTGCAACGCGAAAAACTCTCACAGATTTCTACAGCGGCGATGCCCTCCACGCCGGCCCGATGTACCGTCGTGGCGAATTCGAGACGCTGAGACAGGCGACCGTTCTCGTCGCTGCCGAGCATGACGGTCTCGATATTGTGGTCTGTGCGCCCATTCCTGAGCATGACGTGCATGGAGATGCCGCGAGGGCAGCGTGCCTTAGTTTCGTAATCCCAAAGATTCATGAGGAATTCGCGACTGGAGTCTTCGTCTTTGATAAGCGCACTACTCCAACCCAGAACGAGCTCGATCTGCGTACCATTCGCGATCTGCGAGCGGACCGGAAGATTGGGCGCGACGCGGTTGGCCACCATTGTCAGCCATCGCGGGAGCCCTTGTTGGGGCTTCCGGATGTTCTCGCCTGGTCTTACCGCCAGGAACACACTCGCCGGGAAACTTCGTGGTTCGAGCCCATGCGAGATTCAGCACAAGTCAAATTTCTTTAGTCGATCTCGGCCTGAACCGCTGCTTGGCTGGGATTTCCACCGGTTTGAAAGATCAAATAAGACCGGATTGAGGGTACGCGGATCGCAGGTTCGAAATCGCGACTCTGAGGTCGTTGTCTATAGCTCCCAGCTCCTCCTTGCGGGCATACGGCGCCAAGCTATTGTCTGCCCGCGTACGTGAATACTCTCGCTGCAGCTCCTTGACCCGGCGCTCAAGATTCTGCAGACGCTCCGCGTCGTCCTCGTCGGTTAGAACAAGAAGTCGGCGCTGCGCGACCGAGGCTCGTGCCGCGCGATCCCGGTCAGGTTCGGGAGCCAGCAGCGTCGGCGTTGGTCCGTCCCAGTCGATGCGTGCTCCGGTTGTGTCGGCGCCAATGAGGGCTCGAGCATGTCCCCACCTGGCTGCCGCCTGGACGAGATCATCAAGCGACCGCCGGTAGTCGTCTCCTCTAACAATGCTTTGGTATTGGTTTTGGACCATCCGCCCAATTGAACTGCCGATGTCGACAGGAGCGCTTTGGGTCGGAAGAGCGAGTTGGGCGTTTGCAGCTTCCTGGAAAGGTCGCTCGGTTTCTGACTTCGCAACAAGGGAGTTTGTGTCCTCAACCTCTTTCCCCACGCCAGCGCGTAATTCGCTCTCAATCTCGAGCAGGCCATCAGTCTCAATGGACACACCGGCGGCAGTCATCTTCCTCAGCCCGTTCAGAATCCTGCGGATTTGCTTCCGGAACATGAAGATCAGGCCCAACACGATGAGCGGCCAAACAAGGATTTTCGTGAAGTCGAGGACAACTCCGATCCAATACGTCAATTCCTGTGACATTGAAGTGAGTCCTTTCCCGCAGCCAGCATGCGCCCACGCTATCGGACCCCGACCCTGCGGTCATTCGGCGCTCTACCGTTCGCGACCGTCATCCCTGGAGCGCGGGTCATCGGTCTGTGCATCCTTGTTCACCACGGGTGGCCTGTCTGGCCTTCACGGCGAGGCCGGCGGCTCGCTGCGCTAGCAGGCTGAAGCCCCACTGACGAGATAACAGCACCAGACTCAGGAATCACTCTCGCTCCGGACAGTAGACAACATGTCCGGAGGCAGACCAACATAATTCAACCCATGAAACTTCTCGGAACCATATTCCTTGGCGCGATAGCGACCACCATAATCCTGTCCGGTTGCTCGAGCACCGCTGGTGGCGACTCCAACCCGACCACTTCCGCCGACGAAGCGCCTACCTCATTCGCGCCGCCTGAAACGCTTGGAGCTGCGCCGTCAACTCCCGCATCGAGCTCAGCTTCGGACGCAACTTCCGGGACGTTGCCCACAGACCCACTCGATCCAGTCATGGTCTATGCACTCTGCAAGGCCCAGACGATCAGCTATGTCTCGAAAAGCTACTCCGCAACGTGGGCACCATTTGAGGAAGCGATCACCGCCGTCAGGGACGACGGCGTGATCGGCATTTACATAGAGACAATCGACAACGAGACAGCAAAAGAAATGGCCAGCGTATGTCAGATCGGCGGCACAGTCGGTTCCCCCGAGTGGGCCTCGTTCGGTGTAGATAGCCGGCCCTCTGATCGTGATTTCATCGTGGCTGATCGGATTTGAACCCGGACTGGAAGCGGCGCCTCAAGGCGCCCGACAGCGCGAAGAGCCCACCGAGACCGGCGAAGCGCGTGATTGACTAACGCTCCCGGTCA is part of the Cryobacterium roopkundense genome and harbors:
- a CDS encoding ATP-binding protein translates to MDLATNPFKPGAGRVPPVLAGRSDLLSEFRTRLYQAREAGEGERPWILSGLRGVGKTVLLNQLGRDAAELKLIFVKVEASSSKPLAVALAKELHLALRRVLSSSDRAKALWSKAASVLRSFQIRVDPSGTYSFTVDVEPERGVADSGDLAVDLQELLETIGLAARGANTVILLAVDELQEASSGDLAALNVALHNLGQDVFPVPVVFVGAGLPSLPAVLADATSYAERLYDYRQIGLLDTTATSDALTAPARANGVDWEPDALAAAVTATGGYPYFIQACGSHVWAVRATDTISLQDAQIGIESARTEVEQGLYQSRWERATPTQRAFMSAMAVDDDAPSSMAELVTRLRKKRTTDLSVNRRDLIRSGHIYTPERGFVAFTVPGMADFIARQGE